The Limanda limanda chromosome 13, fLimLim1.1, whole genome shotgun sequence genome has a window encoding:
- the wls gene encoding protein wntless homolog produces MAGAIIENMSTKKLVIVGVILLLFQAFAFMVGGLIAPSPTTAVHYLATKCVDTVKHRQESKWFMPWGPDQCAKIRTFEEAMAKKIEANNIVFAVHIPLPHKEMSAWFQFMLVILQFEIAFKMYNQIEDGALVTIDVGLAYRDDTISEWTEMAHSFEQRKLSCNFNFTKNFENEGRHYDCELLPFMEVGSVAHKYYLLNIRLPVNERKKVNVGIGEIKDIRLVSIHQNGGFTKVWFAMKTFLTPSILIIMIWYWRRITLMSRPPVLLEKIILALGISMTFINIPVEWFSVGFNWTWMLLFGDIRQGIFYSMLLSFWIIFCGEHLMDQTERNRFSVYWKQVGPIVFGSFCLFIFDMCERGVQLTNPFYSIWASDVGTELAMAFIIVAGICACLYFLFLCFMVFQVFRNISGKRTSLPAMSKARRLHYEGLIFRFKFLMLVTLFCAAMTVIFFIVSQVNEGHWHWGDHTVQVNSAFFTGIYGMWNLYVFGIMFLYAPSHKRYGDDHSSGQCITGDAGANSGEDIQLTTTITHVEGPTEIYRMTGKEAQE; encoded by the exons CTCCCAGCCCCACCACAGCGGTCCACTACTTAGCCACCAAGTGTGTGGACACAGTCAAGCACCGTCAGGAATCAAAATGGTTCATGCCTTGGGGTCCCGACCAGTGTGCCAAGATCCGGACCTTTGAGGAGGCCATGGCCAAAAAGATTGAAGCTAACAACATTGTGTTTGCTGTCCACATTCCTCTGCCTCACAAGGAGATGAGTGCCTGGTTCCAGTTCATGCTGGTCATCCTGCAGTTTGAAATTGCTTTCAAGATGTACAACCAGATAG AGGATGGAGCACTGGTCACCATCGACGTTGGTCTGGCCTACAGAGATGACACAATCAGTGAGTGGACAGAGATGGCTCACTCTTTTGAACAGAGGAAACTTAGCTGCAACTTTAACTTTACCAAG AACTTTGAGAACGAGGGACGCCACTATGACTGTGAACTACTGCCTTTCATGGAGGTGGGTAGTGTGGCCCATAAGTACTATCTTCTCAACATCCGCTTGCCTGTCAACGAGCGAAAGAAGGTCAACGTGGGGATCGGAGAAATCAAGGACATTCGTCTTGTT AGCATCCACCAGAATGGAGGCTTCACAAAAGTTTGGTTTGCCATGAAGACGTTCCTCACACCCAGCATCCTGATCATCATGATCTGGTACTGGAGACGCATCACCCTCATGAGCAGACCTCCTGTGCTGCTGGAGAA GATAATCTTGGCACTGGGCATCTCAATGACGTTTATTAACATCCCAGTGGAGTGGTTTTCTGTCGGCTTCAACTGGACATGGATGCTGCTTTTCGGAGACATTAGACAGGGTATCTTCTACTCCATGCTGCTCTCCTTCTGGATCATCTTCTGTGGGGAGCACCTCATG GACCAAACAGAGAGGAACCGTTTCTCAGTTTACTGGAAGCAGGTTGGACCCATCGTCTTTGGCTCCTTCTGTCTTTTCATCTTTGACATGTGTGAGAG aggTGTCCAGCTGACCAACCCTTTCTACAGCATCTGGGCGTCTGATGTAGGAACAGAGCTAGCT ATGGCATTCATAATCGTGGCAGGAATCTGTgcctgtctctacttcctcttcctctgcttcatGGTTTTTCAAGTCTTCCGCAACATCAGTGGCAAGAGGACATCCCTGCCTGCTATGTCCAAGGCAAGACGCCTTCACTATGAG GGTCTGATTTTCAGGTTCAAGTTCCTGATGTTGGTCACTCTGTTCTGTGCTGCCATGACGGTCATCTTCTTCATCGTCAGTCAG GTGAACGAGGGTCACTGGCACTGGGGAGACCACACGGTGCAGGTGAACAGCGCCTTCTTCACTGGTATCTACGGCATGTGGAACCTGTACGTGTTCGGAATCATGTTCCTCTACGCACCGTCACACAAACGCTATGGAGACGATCATTCAAGTGGTCAGTGCATCACTG GAGATGCTGGAGCAAACAGTGGAGAAGACATCCAGCTGACCACTACCATCACCCATGTGGAAGGTCCCACTGAGATCTACAGGATGACTGGCAAAGAGGCCCAGGAATAA